The window AAAATTCATGTACTGAATGAATCAACATAAAAAGATTTAACACAATACAGCATTTGAAATCTATTATGTCTGCCTCAAAGCTCAGATTGGAGTTCATGGACCAATTGTATGAATTGGTTTGACCCGTCGCCTTAATATAGAGGGAAGCATGCACATTGACTGCAGACCATTGGTTTCCTTGCATGTGTGGCTTTCTTAGTCAGTGGAATGTCCTGATCATTGAACCAAGGAACATACCCAAAGGGATTGTATGAGTATCTTGGATTTCACTCATAGTGTGTGGGCTTAGCTTGTAGTTTGGGGGGCGTTTGgctgctttatatatatatatatatatatatatatatatatataattctggCTTAGTAAATTACCCAGTTTTTAAGCCCCAGCTTTTTGGGCGGAACGAAGATCTTAGGGAATAAAAACAGAATTTTAAGccttgtttggtagacacctaaaattaatttgttgatttctttttatagttattattattattattattattgtttataCTAGTAAGGTTTACAAGGTATGACAACCAGGGATGAAACCTCTTCGATCACTCAAGCATGCTCCACTGTCTCTTCCATCTCTACCCTAATGAGCTCGGGACACATCATTATCATTCCAGTAGGCTTTACAATTGTAGTTAATAGTAATTGTGTAGTAGAAATCTTGACCTCAACCAGTACTCAGAGAGCACTgctaagttatagtgctcctagttgcattagttcaattagACAATTCAATCAGATGATTTGAACTGCCTattaagtccagaacacatttcTAAGGCTACAGAATCATATCAATCTGGTGATCCAATCCGTCCTTGATTTGGCTGTATCTTCTATACCTGTCCTTTTCCTGAGCTATGGGTAGGATGGCTATGAATGCTTATAAAAAGCATTCTTTAGTAtcacaagcaatccatgatggtctttaacaaatagatggatcaaattgttgattagacttatttttgtgtaaatgatctcgACCACtatattaaagaccattgatcgAATGGTTGATACTTGTCAGATTGGTGTGATGCAGATTGGTGTAATGCTTGCATGattgcccatgaaatgtgtgttggacctacTGAACAGTCTAAATCAATGGATTGAATAGTCCAAGTGCCCCAATGCAGCTGAacaaggagcactataacttctagttttcttttttctttttctttttttacacatgcacacacaccaccacacactcacgccatggtgggatttcaccacctatgggtactcgaaccctcaaccaggtgttgaaactcctaagagtctaccaccggagtagaGTAAGCAcccaggagcactataacttacagtgcactgagagcactggagcattacTCCTCGATCTCTAATACACTATAAGTTCATGTTAGCAATAATGAGAGgttaagatctctaatacatcaATACTGTTAATAAATTTACGATTAAGTCATTTTTAGACATCTATCGAATAGGGCCTCGGGCCTCTCTGAGGTTTCCTGAAAAATACGGGTGTATCAACCAAACAAAATGCAGTCATTTTCCAAGAAGCATAAAAACCAGGGAATGAATTCCTCAGCAACCAAACAGGTAGATAAAAGTCCTGTTATGATGGATCGTAATGGTGAGAGGCCAAAAATGTTATGAACTGATATAGCAGCACTCGTATCTTACCTGTTGTTTTTTGGCGTTACAAACAGAGATTGTGGGGCATGTAACTGTGATAATGGCCAATTTTATATGCAGACCACATCAAAACTGTTGCGTGTTCTTTCAAGTATCTTCCTTAACGACAGGTGAGTGTTCTTATGTACATTTGTTAAATTTGGCTTACTCGTTTGAGATCGGAGGCATTGGTCATGTTATAGTgttaagtcccttgatatacattgatacaccgtCCTCTATCAGCAGGAGCCTTTTAAGTAGCTGGTTATTTAACATTGTATCATAGCAGATATCAAGTGAGTATTCCTCCGCCCTCGCCCCATATGTTTCCATGTAGAGTTCCACCCCCCACATGCTGGGCCGTGTTAGAGTgttaagtcccttgatatactCTGCTGACGGGATGAGGAATTTTCTTGCTGATAGGATTGGACGGTTGTCATCGTCGATGCCTCATGTTTGGCAATAAGacccactctttttttttttgggttaattGGGGCACGTGGGGCCAGCTCATGTGAACTCTTGATGTGTTTCGGTTAGTCTATAAATATAGATTGGATAAGTGGTTGATGCTATTTCATGCCTTTCTACTAAAATGGAGATTCAATGGTTTCCCTTTACATAGTTTTGGTAAGGCGTTCTCAGGGCAGGAAGTAGATTCCATGGCAAGAGAGCCTACGACCCGTTTGGATGCCACTTAAAAATGTTCAATCTCATTTTAATGAGGTATCAAGTACTAACTAGTTGGAACCCCAGTCCACCCAGTGGATAACCTCCAACCTATTAAGTGCACATtgcatccaacccttccaataggttttTGGCTCACTATGAGCATCACCTActgcaaaaatcagccttatctactcatcaggtgggccacaccattaaaaaataaaaataaaaatagccattgataaatataaAAGTAAAGTATAAGTTTGTTCCACTCAATGAAccgatgtggctgatttttgcaaaaAATGAGTCCAACTGGTTGGCCTCGAGGCCTTCTCGATTTTAATTAAtggaaatttaaattaaaaaattaaaaataaataaataataaataaataaaacttgcTGATTAATATTAAACGTAAATTCAGGCACTTTTAACaaaaaggtttttgaaaagctcCCCAATAGAGAATTACTTGTGCATTTAACAGTATTTACTTGAACCTTATTTAAGtataatacacatacatataGCCTTTGTTTTTCATTCCCTCTTATTGAATTGGAACTTTATTAAATCCAatgtattttttgaatttttgttttCTAACAGAAATTTTAACTGTCTTTTTAAATGATTGAAACCCAATTAAAGCCCAAACATTTCCATAATTATTTTTCCCCGGATGTACCATTTGGATCCAACAtgcacatcatgggtgggccccacagcttgaaCGTCTGTTAATTACCATGCAGCAAAtagcatgcaatccgcgtccggcagGGTCCCTGCAAATCACCACCATGATCTCCAGTTAATTTTGCCTTTGTCGCGGCTTGACACCTCAtcgacaatcctaacctttgaattTTAGAGTTGAATGTAAGCCATTGAAAATTCTCTTTCATTGCTCTAAATTCATCCAAGTACGGTGTAACTTCTTGAGTCAACAACATGGACGGTACTGATCATCAAACCACTCCTCATGTGGATACCAGTCGGCGACCACACCATGGATCCTGATTGGCGACGGAGGTAAATCGAACTATCCATGAATTTAGGGGTGCACACCAAGCTGgcatcagctcgacttggctcaaccaccagctgaccccagctcgaactcagctccgctcggttcaatcagcagctcgggccaatttgaCCTGAAATCgagcctatgcagcattttcacaaatacatgcagtgcatttttaatttctcatggtatgtaaaattttttagtatttcatcaaacaccttatatgcaacatcaaaatcaaggataaatggtatttgtttcatataaataccttccttgccaccagccgacacgttgagtcatttcatcaaaaacttgatgagcaacatcaatatcaaagtaaccgagtcaccgaactagttcaatccgagttcaattcgagttggggttcgatccgagttgagtcgaactCGGGCAAGATCAAACTTGGTTtaaatttttttcgagctcaaaacaTCAGCTCGActaggctcaaactcagcttcgaaccaagtcaaatcaaactttttcgagtcgagttgagcgagctaaccgaactaactcggttcgtgtacaccccagATTTAGGTCAGCgccggatttttatttttaattttttacgcaaacccactcacaccacatgggcatTCGAACCCGagtctcagtgttgaaactcatgTGAGAGCCATGAATGGAGACCCTGTCAGCGCCTGATTCGAATCAATTTTTCGATCCTTTCAGTTGAATGTGTATGATGGATTCAGGCCGCGGTATCCGAAGGCTGAGAAATCTAGCTCAACAGATTCGTTCGTACAGAACCCCTCCAAAAGACGCggataaagaagaaagaaaaaccgCATCAGGAAAAGTGAGCCTTGCAGAATCTACGGCCAAGAGAGCTGCCGTTCTCGTCTGTATCTTCGAGGGCGACGCCGGAGATCTGCGCGTCATCCTCACCAAACGCGCCTCGAACCTCTCTTCATACTCAGGTTGCTGTCCCTAGAATCGACGAAGATGACAGGAAGACGAATGTTAATATGCAGCTCCCTCATTACTGTACACGTAGGAAAGTGTTCGGTGATCATGACTGTTGAGCTGGTGGGCCACTGCGTGGAACGGCTATAAGCCAAGAACTCACAGTGACTTTACAAGTTCAACGTAGATGATGTCAACTTATCATGTGACTACAGAAGTACAATCCAACTGATGGCCCACCAGAACAAGAATCCTGATCGTCGGACTCATTTGCCATGTGTACTGCAATGAGGCAACTGAAAAGAACTCATACATTAGCATTCCTCTAGAGATGGATTGTGAGAGAATtctcttaaaatgatttggattcTTGCATTGTTGCGGTTTTTGGTGTTGCAGGGGAAGTGGCACTGCCTGGAGGAAAGGCTGAAGAGGGCGACACCGATGACTGTGAGACTGCATTGAGAGAGGCCAAAGAAGAGATTGGATTGGATCCGTCGCTGGTCACAGTTGTGACTGTCTTCAATCCATTCTCTGCTAAGGTGAGCTAGATATCCATTCTAATTCACAATTTGGAGATTATTTAGTGGGGAGGAACTTGGTTTTAAGACTTGTTTGACTCAGGGCTCAACAAGTCGATCAGGCGCCGAGTCTTTTTAACTGTTATGAGGTATTAGAGGATCCTCCAAAACAAGGCTTTGCAAGTGGATCCTATGGTTTGATTATCCAGATCATTGTTCTGCTGTTTCCCACCATGGATCGAGCATGCCCCAGaattctcccaaattggaagatccaacCCGCCGATCACAGAactcttttcagttgaatgtatTTTGTTggtgtatttctcttcttaaccatcaTTGTAGTAAAGAGTTGACTTATTGATGAAATTTGtagggcatgatccatccatgatggaTGCAAAAAATCAATGGCATGGATTAGTGGACCATAGACACTTGTCAAAAATGAAAACTCAAGTATTCCTATGAGAAGTCTCGGATCCTGTAAAACCTTTTAATTGGGTGATCCAAACAGTTTATTTGGAGCCTCCTAATGCAAACTACAATCATAGCTAAAAACACGGGTCGATTTCACTACTGTATCAAAATTTCGGGTTTTAGCCATTTTTAACCACACTCCTCTAATGGGGCAAAAGAGGACgagaattaaaaagaagaagaagaaaatgagaaagaaaaagagtacTTGAAGTAGTTTTGGCCTTCAACATAATAGGGAAACCAAGGGAGTATTTGGTTATAGAGAAATCCAATCATAGACatggaaaacaaaaatgaaatccttgGGAAATGGAAAACCGCAAATTCCAACAATGATTTTATTGTTTGGTCTGTAAATGGAATTGTTAAAAGGACAACCCAACAATGATTTTGTTGTTTGGTTTGTGGTGCGATTGTTTATGGAAATGTTAAAAGGTCAACAATCAAATTACTATATTGTTTCTGGTAGCTTTGAAAATCCATATCTAATAGATTTTGGGGAGACTATCATAATGCAGCTGAGCGTGGAGAAAGAGGAGATCACCATCTTCTCAAGCAtggccttgaatccacaagaaaagagAAAATCACTAAAAACAAGGAATAAAATTGATAATATTGAATGAAGTGCTGATTAACAAAAGAGGCCCTAGGTTCCTAATTTGACTTGAAATAGGACACTTCTCAAAATAGtaaaaaacactaaaaaataaTTACATCTAATCCTAGTAAAACTTGTAAACAACCCCTAGATGACTAAAACAAAGACTCTTTACCACAACTGGACTCTTAAAACTTTAAAAGTAGAGGgggaattttataaaataatattttttaacttaaaaTCCTAATTTGGTCCTTACAATAATTGAATTTTGTGAAGCCATTGTGGGGTCAATAAAAACCTTAGGTTGTTGGCCAAGGTGTAGAGCTTGTCAATAACTTTTCATTGGTATATTATACGTGCAAAACAAATAATCAGTCACAAAGTTATGGCCATCGAAAGCTATAGTGCCCATttaagatgttttttttttttttccaatcggGGCCCTTCGGCCCAAATTTGTGCTATCCTGGCCCTCCATTGAGTCATCATTTAACTGTCGTACGTCACATCCAATGCACACCAGCAAGTGATAAGTGGAGGAGTCGACACTAGCTCATTTAGAGAAAAATTGGCTACAGATTTTACTCCAAACAGCCTATGAACTAGAGATACAAGCAAGAGCGTCAGTTGGGAAATGAGGGAGTTACGCACCCTTCCCCGCACCCAAAAAATGCAGTCTCTACTCAGTTCAAAGGAAGCGAAATTCTGTTGAAACGAATTTTTGCATTACTTGAAGTGCTACAAAAATTGAAAGTAACTGgcaggaaatgaagaaaaaaaaaggaagaaaagcttATTTAAATGGGGATCGTCTTCTCAAGGTCTGATTCCAAATCTCTTCTTCTGCCAAAGAGTCTTGTTCTTACTttctttgaatttgaatttttgtcCAGAGGATGTTGAATTCTTAGAGATCAAGGAGAAGGTTACTGTCATAGTTCTTAAACTCGGTGGGTTGCCTTGAAACTTTGGAACTCAAATCGACCAGACTTCGAGTCGAGTCACTTGACCAGCTAACTGTTTGACTTAAAAATAGGCAAAACTGCTGGCAACAGGATTCAAACAGGTAGCCTCAGTGAAGGAAGTTCTCTGTTGCTACAACTGCACCACTGAGTACAGTTTTGCTTTCTTATGTATATTTTAGAGCTTTATCTGTTTTTAAGAACTTCAAGATTTTCTCCCCTACATAAATTTTCAGATTTGCTTATCAAGTATCAAGTTGAGCTAATAAAGACTCAGTTGAGTCTTGGAGTTTACCTGACCCGGCTAGATAAAGAATTGcgtttttgagtttttgaactatggttacCGGAGCTTCATCTCAATGCCTGGAAGCTGAGGTGTACTCCTCGGCCATCTTAAAGCTAAAATCTCTGAGGCCTCTAGATCTAGGACCAAAACCCCAGTCCTTGTCCTTTTCGCTGACATTTTATGaattttccttcttcttggaGGAATTCTAGCTAACATATGATGAAAAGGGCTGTGAGGAAGTTCTCTTAaccttgaattttttgaattcaaAGAGGCAAGAATCCATTTTCAAAGATGGGAGGACTGTATATAGATATCGAAGTTGGTTGAGTGGCAATTTGAAGGAATCAAAGGGGGTTTCTAAAGGTAGTGTCCTTATGTATGATTGATAAGTGGCATGAGACAAGATGTTGATCCGAAGGCTTGGGCGTAAGTTGGGAGAATTTGGAGTGTAACTGAGGTGGAGGGGAATATAGagagatttgaatttgaataGTTGAGATTTATCCACTTGCATAGATCCTAGAGGTTGGGACTTGGAAGGGCAAAATTGGGATTTTCACAAGGTGAGTTAGAGAGAGAGGTTTGCAATTATGGGGTAAAGTAGCGGCTAACTAGGAATCATTAGAGTATTCAGTAAGAAACAAGTTCAAAATATAATGGCACTGAAGAAGAGTTTCAAGATTTGAAATTCTTGCAGTGGCATCTTGGTATTCTGCTGAAATTCATTGCAGAGAATTAGGCCCGGTGACTATCTTCTCCGGCCCATATCTTCCAAACCCGATCTAGGGCTCAAAATGGACTCAAAGATCACAACAATTGGGCAGGAAAGACGAGcaaattaagcccaaaaaatggaGGTTTTCTGTAAATGCTGTCAGGGTAGCGAAAATCATTTTTCCACCAACTAGCGAGCAcaaatttttttagtagttctcTGATGAGAAGAAAAATCTTTCCCACCAACTTGAGAGATTTCAGAAAAATGCTTCTCTGGCCAGTGGAAATAGGATTCCCACAGCCAAAGGGACTCATAAAAAATGTGTGGGTGGCCCCAAACCAAAGCTGGGTTCAGTCCCACACCCTCATCTTTGGACTAGATTGGTGAAGATTTAGGTGGGTTTTGGGGTCAGATTTGGGACTGGATTTTGGTTGAGTTTGGGCCGTCTTGGGTTAATTTGGGGTATTTAactgaattcctgcaaaaacatGATTAAGATTTGACCCTCTCTCAAAATTAAGTGGGACAAATGGTCAGGATTTCATATGAGGTGGGGTGTCTACCCATCTATATCCATGGTTTTTTAGTAAATCCTTGGACATTGAAATCAATTTCTGGACCTACTCCTTTTCTTTTCCGCAAATGGAGAAATGAGATTTCCatagaaaacctttttcatttCTAAGGTGCTCGACATTCCCAAACACCCGTTTTTCTCAGGGAAAACGACTAAAGAGGGCCTTTTAGAACTTGAGATTTGAGTGGATGAATGATCTAGATTTTGAAGGAATTTTAGGTTTTGGAGCCTTCTGGGTCAATATTTCAATGATTATCTATccttaaaaaatatatttcaatgaTTATTCTGAACGTAAAAAAAGGTGGCATTTCTCTGAAGGGAGATTCTCTTACCTCCAGGAAGTGTTATCTCGAAACCTATTGGTGCTGTGCTCAATGCGAATGGTGTGATTGGGGTTCTATCCCTATTAACAAGGCAAGTTCTGCATCTCTGAATTAGTAATTCTTTCATTCCTACAATTattattctacaagttttgagacTGGACATTGTGAGCAGAGGATGCCCATCCAACGgtcatcctcatcacctgcatcacACAATGTTTCTACTGCTACAGCAATCTCAACCTCAGAATAACAAGCAAAATGCCACAATATGTACTTTGTAAGTCCGTCTAGTTGTCTCTAAGGGTGGGATCCATTCCTCTGCAACAGTGCAACCAGCTGAACTTGTCCCATTTCAGCATAACATTCTAGTATGGTCAGGCAATCACTCTCAATCTGTGAGAGTCGACAATGACCCCACAACAGATGCAattgttccaaaaattaaagcgtTGATAGTTGCGGGTTCATTTGAATGGGTTTTGAGTGTTCGAAAGGCCCTATTTTCA is drawn from Magnolia sinica isolate HGM2019 chromosome 5, MsV1, whole genome shotgun sequence and contains these coding sequences:
- the LOC131245331 gene encoding nudix hydrolase 15, mitochondrial-like isoform X1 yields the protein MCMMDSGRGIRRLRNLAQQIRSYRTPPKDADKEERKTASGKVSLAESTAKRAAVLVCIFEGDAGDLRVILTKRASNLSSYSGEVALPGGKAEEGDTDDCETALREAKEEIGLDPSLVTVVTVFNPFSAKKNTRVTPVIGMLYDKQAVKPVANPTEVEVIFDVPLEMFLKDENHWSVEMEWMGIKHHNHHFNFQVGNEKFVIWGLTSAILIHVASVIYQRPPPFNARWPYIKVGTHSGGNVLP
- the LOC131245331 gene encoding nudix hydrolase 15, mitochondrial-like isoform X2, with protein sequence MCMMDSGRGIRRLRNLAQQIRSYRTPPKDADKEERKTASGKVSLAESTAKRAAVLVCIFEGDAGDLRVILTKRASNLSSYSGEVALPGGKAEEGDTDDCETALREAKEEIGLDPSLVTVVTVFNPFSAKDENHWSVEMEWMGIKHHNHHFNFQVGNEKFVIWGLTSAILIHVASVIYQRPPPFNARWPYIKVGTHSGGNVLP